From a region of the Cucumis sativus cultivar 9930 chromosome 6, Cucumber_9930_V3, whole genome shotgun sequence genome:
- the LOC101217366 gene encoding uncharacterized protein LOC101217366, protein MVKHGNKSKAWYKQQKISILIVSAFLILFVLMMLFRKESQEHDILVEATPKQKWDSFNSLVQFNPNREFRNGTDIISQIPDSPKSVLFFAHGCNGKAVNFWDRSPECPSCVGLPEERLIVLHALSKHFAVLTISSSQKCWTLGKELAVVKDIIRWWVEKNKLEKLPLVGLGASSGGYFLSVLATKFKFDSITLMIAEGLYEQMEVTERYPPTLFVHMPKDHFRQQKINENMEFLKGKGIDVAEIECLEFALSPHFLADRIPGLDKSVSAKLFELFQAKGFVDGNGKMLKDGRATRWKEALKASGISLPDNSLTNHIQEELNLAFAYHEMTSLEADKIFTWFESHFT, encoded by the coding sequence ATGGTGAAGCATGGAAACAAGTCAAAGGCATGGTACAAACAGCAGAAAATCTCGATTCTTATCGTGTCTGCTTTTCTTATCCTTTTTGTATTGATGATGTTATTTCGCAAGGAGTCTCAAGAACATGATATTTTAGTTGAGGCGACTCCAAAGCAGAAATGGGATAGCTTTAACTCTCTTGTGCAATTTAATCCAAATAGAGAGTTTCGCAATGGAACTGATATAATATCGCAAATTCCTGATTCTCCAAAGTCTGTTTTGTTCTTTGCTCATGGCTGCAATGGTAAAGCTGTCAACTTCTGGGACAGATCTCCTGAATGTCCTTCTTGTGTCGGTCTGCCTGAAGAACGGTTGATTGTCCTTCATGCTCTCAGCAAACATTTTGCAGTTCTTACAATATCAAGCTCACAGAAATGTTGGACATTGGGGAAGGAATTGGCAGTTGTTAAAGACATCATACGTTGGTGGGTTGAAAAGAACAAACTTGAGAAACTTCCTCTTGTGGGTTTAGGTGCCTCCTCTGGTGGGTATTTTCTTTCGGTACTTGCCACTAAGTTCAAATTTGATAGCATTACGTTGATGATTGCTGAAGGGTTGTATGAACAAATGGAGGTAACAGAGAGATACCCACCTACTCTGTTTGTACACATGCCTAAAGATCATTTTAGGCaacaaaaaatcaatgaaaatatgGAGTTTTTGAAAGGTAAAGGAATTGATGTTGCTGAGATTGAATGCTTAGAGTTTGCTCTGTCGCCACATTTTTTGGCTGACCGAATCCCAGGACTTGACAAGAGTGTTTCTGCAAAGTTGTTTGAGCTTTTCCAAGCCAAGGGCTTTGTAGATGGAAATGGAAAGATGCTCAAAGATGGACGCGCAACACGGTGGAAAGAAGCCCTGAAGGCCAGTGGGATTAGTTTACCTGATAATAGTTTAACCAATCACAttcaagaagagttgaatcTTGCCTTTGCATACCACGAAATGACTAGCTTAGAGGCTGACAAGATCTTCACATGGTTTGAATCTCACTTTACTTGA
- the LOC101217126 gene encoding protodermal factor 1: MRSKQVSALVFTLLAGLLSQSLLIPVLSTSIADQKSYYSPPDPHSGSPPSGSHSSPMPPSHGSGGTPHYSTPTPSTPSNPPSGGGGYYNPPSSGGSPPSTPVDPGTPSTPSTPSVPSTPTTPTIPTIPFTCTYWLNHPGLIWGVLGWWGTLGNAFGATNVPGFGTNLNLLQALSNTRNDGYGALLREGTASYLNSLASNRFPYTTKQVRTSFVSALSSNKAAGNQANTFKLANEGKIKPRA, encoded by the exons ATGAGAAGCAAACAAGTTTCTGCTCTCGTTTTCACTTTGCTTGCTGGGCTGCTTTCTCAAAGCCTACTCATCCCTGTATTGTCCACCTCCATTGCTGATCAGAAAAGCTACTACTCTCCTCCAGACCCACATTCTGGATCTCCTCCATCAG GTTCACATAGCAGCCCTATGCCACCATCACATGGTAGTGGAGGAACGCCACATTACTCCACACCAACTCCTTCCACACCATCAAATCCGCCGTCTGGTGGTGGTGGATACTACAACCCTCCGTCTTCTGGTGGTAGCCCACCAAGCACCCCTGTAGATCCAGGCACTCCTAGCACTCCAAGCACTCCTAGTGTTCCTAGCACACCAACCACACCTACCATTCCCACTATTCCATTCACCTGCAC TTATTGGCTGAATCATCCAGGATTGATATGGGGAGTATTGGGATGGTGGGGAACATTAGGAAATGCCTTCGGAGCAACCAACGTCCCAGGGTTTGGAACAAATCTCAACTTGCTCCAAGCACTATCTAACACAAGGAATGATGGGTATGGGGCTCTTTTGAGAGAAGGAACTGCTTCGTACCTCAACTCTCTTGCTAGTAACAGATTCCCCTACACAACTAAGCAAGTTAGGACAAGTTTCGTCTCGGCACTCAGCTCCAACAAAGCAGCAGGCAATCAGGCCAACACGTTCAAGTTAGCCAACGAGGGCAAAATTAAACCCAGAGCTTGA
- the LOC101216888 gene encoding peroxisomal and mitochondrial division factor 2 has product MEKEINIVNDGASGDDQNPEDFYDVDQRENDAKVAELNQRIEVLEREKKKLVDENEQIKDRIEILSAEIEGLKSEEGTLKERLKEMEKQVKSAEEGNKVLESVAARALELETEVARLQHDLISTMNGADDANAEVERLRKSLGEKAVNVTAVEEELEALKKAKAEGERKVRELERKVGVLEVKEIEEKSKKVRVEEEMRDRIEEKEMEITSFKKTIMDLESVITKNGLELDRWIKEKLKVEELLKESEEKTKMVESKMVQLQKEVEEAHKVICGLKEKAVNALNGTAEELKSAFKGAEKELNLNWPIIAGSTGVVAAVAALAFVLYGRQR; this is encoded by the coding sequence ATGGAGAAGGAGATTAATATCGTCAATGATGGGGCGTCGGGGGACGATCAGAACCCGGAGGATTTTTATGATGTCGACCAGCGGGAGAATGATGCAAAGGTCGCGGAGCTGAATCAGAGGATTGAAGTTTTGGAgcgtgaaaagaaaaagttggttGACGAGaatgaacaaattaaagataGGATTGAAATATTGTCAGCGGAGATTGAAGGGTTGAAGAGTGAGGAAGGGACGCTAAAAGAACGACtgaaagaaatggagaaaCAAGTTAAAAGCGCCGAAGAGGGAAATAAGGTATTAGAGTCTGTTGCCGCAAGGGCACTGGAGCTTGAGACTGAAGTCGCAAGGCTACAACATGATTTGATATCTACGATGAATGGAGCCGATGATGCGAATGCTGAAGTTGAAAGGTTGAGGAAAAGTTTGGGGGAAAAAGCAGTGAACGTTACAGCTGTGGAGGAAGAGTTGGAAGCCCTGAAGAAAGCAAAGGCAGAAGGTGAAAGGAAAGTCAGAGAATTGGAGAGGAAAGTTGGTGTTTTGGAGGTCAAGGAGATAGAGGAGAAGAGTAAAAAAGTTAGGGTGGAGGAGGAAATGAGAGACAGAATCGAGGAGAAGGAGATGGAAATCACCagttttaagaaaactatCATGGATTTGGAATCAGTGATTACGAAGAACGGGCTGGAATTAGATAGGTGGATCAAGGAGAAACTTAAGGTGGAAGAGTTGTTGAAAGAGTCCGAGGAGAAAACGAAAATGGTAGAGTCCAAAATGGTTCAGTTGCAGAAGGAAGTTGAGGAAGCACACAAAGTCATTTGTGGGTTAAAGGAGAAAGCAGTGAATGCTTTGAATGGAACTGCAGAGGAACTCAAGTCGGCATTCAAAGGTGCAGAGAAGGAGTTGAACTTGAACTGGCCTATAATTGCAGGTTCGACTGGAGTTGTTGCTGCCGTAGCTGCACTGGCCTTCGTTTTATATGGAAGGCAAAGATGA
- the LOC101216657 gene encoding mitogen-activated protein kinase 20 isoform X1 yields the protein MQQDQSKKNSTEVEFFSDYGDASRYKIQEVIGKGSYGVVCSAIDTRTGDKVAIKKIHNIFEHISDAVRILREIKLLRLLRHPDIVEIKHIMLPPSRRDFKDIYVVFELMESDLHQVIKANDDLTREHYQFFLYQLLRALKYIHTANVYHRDLKPKNILANANCKLKICDFGLARVAFSDTPTTIFWTDYVATRWYRAPELCGSFFSKYTPAIDIWSIGCIFAEVLMGKPLFPGKNVVHQLDLMTDLLGTPSLDTISRVRNDKARRYLTTMRKKQPVPFSQKFPNADPLALRLLERLLAFDPKDRPTAEEALADPYFKGLAKIEREPSCQPITKMEFEFERRRVTKEDIQELIFREILEYHPQLLKDYMNGTERTNFLYPSAVDQFRKQFAHLEENGGKSAPVIPLDRKHVSLPRSTVVHSNPVYSKDQVNNIPLQDGKISEDAYSKNSRDSEGRLTNISRTMQAPQKIPFAAKPGRVVGPVIADENGRLVKEPYDPRTLIRGAILPPAYHYHQKPIVGNQERSAAETKLDISLRAAKQASQCGMASKLGSDIAISIDSNPFYMTRAGVNKVELKDQISINANFLQAKAAQYGGLSAATATTTSVAHRKVVAGQFNMTKMY from the exons AATTCAACCGAAGTGGAGTTCTTTTCTGATTATGGTGATGCCAGTAGATACAAAATTCAGGAAGTAATTGGCAAAGGAAGCTATGGGGTTGTCTGTTCTGCAATTGACACCCGCACCGGTGACAAGGTTGCAATAAAGAAGATTCACAATATCTTTGAGCATATATCTGATGCGGTTAGAATTCTTCGTGAGATAAAGCTGCTTAGACTTCTTCGCCATCCTGATATTGTTGAAATTAAACACATTATGCTGCCACCTTCAAGGAGGGATTTCAAAGACATCTATGTTGTTTTTGAGCTGATGGAATCAGATCTCCACCAAGTTATTAAAGCAAACGATGATCTGACTCGAGAACATTATCAGTTTTTCCTTTACCAACTTCTTCgtgcattaaaatatatccATACAG CTAATGTCTACCACCGTGATTTAAAACCAAAGAATATATTAGCAAATGCAAATtgtaaacttaaaatttgtgattttggattGGCAAGAGTTGCGTTCAGTGACACACCAACAACAATTTTCTGGACG GATTATGTTGCTACTAGATGGTACCGAGCTCCGGAGCTATGTGGTTCATTTTTCTCGAAG TATACACCTGCAATTGATATATGGAGTATTGGTTGCATATTTGCCGAAGTATTGATGGGGAAACCACTTTTTCCTGGTAAAAACGTTGTACACCAGCTCGATTTAATGACGGATCTCCTTGGAACTCCTTCATTAGATACAATTTCCAGG GTACGTAATGACAAGGCTAGAAGATATTTAACTACTATGAGAAAAAAGCAGCCGGTGCCATTTTCTCAAAAGTTCCCTAATGCAGATCCTTTAGCACTGAGGCTACTGGAAAGACTGCTTGCTTTTGATCCAAAAGATAGACCAACTGCTGAAGAG GCACTGGCTGATCCATACTTCAAGGGGTTGGCAAAAATTGAGAGGGAACCTTCCTGCCAGCCAATCACAAAaatggaatttgaatttgagagACGGAGGGTCACTAAAGAAGACATTCAGGAGCTAATCTTCCGGGAGATACTAGAATATCATCCTCAGCTACTAAAAGACTACATGAATGGGACTGAGAgaacaaattttctatatcCAAG TGCTGTCGATCAATTTAGAAAGCAGTTTGCTCATCTGGAGGAAAATGGTGGTAAAAGTGCACCGGTAATTCCTCTTGACAGAAAGCATGTGTCCCTTccaag GTCAACAGTTGTTCACTCGAACCCAGTCTATTCTAAGGACCAAGTAAACAATATACCTCTCCAAGATGGCAAGATCTCTGAAGACGCATACAGCAAAAATTCCCGAGATAGTGAAGGACGGCTAACAAATATATCGAGGACCATGCAGGCACCACAAAAAATCCCGTTTG CAGCTAAGCCTGGAAGAGTGGTTGGACCGGTTATAGCAGACGAGAATGGGAGGCTAGTTAAGGAACCATATGATCCAAGAACGTTGATCAGAGGTGCCATTCTTCCTCCTGCATATCACTACCACCAAAAACCTATTGTTGGAAATCAAGAAAGATCTGCAGCAGAAACAAAACTTGATATTTCTTTAAGGGCCGCTAAGCAAGCTTCCCAGTGCGGCATGGCTTCGAAATTAGGATCAGATATAGCCATCAGCATTGACTCAAACCCTTTTTACATGACACGTGCCGGAGTGAACAAGGTCGAACTCAAGGACCAAATATCCATCAATGCAAACTTTCTGCAGGCCAAAGCCGCCCAATACGGTGGTCTTAGTGCAGCAACAGCCACCACCACATCGGTTGCTCACAGAAAGGTGGTTGCTGGTCAGTTTAACATGACAAAGATGTACTAG
- the LOC101216657 gene encoding mitogen-activated protein kinase 20 isoform X2 — MQQDQSKKNSTEVEFFSDYGDASRYKIQEVIGKGSYGVVCSAIDTRTGDKVAIKKIHNIFEHISDAVRILREIKLLRLLRHPDIVEIKHIMLPPSRRDFKDIYVVFELMESDLHQVIKANDDLTREHYQFFLYQLLRALKYIHTANVYHRDLKPKNILANANCKLKICDFGLARVAFSDTPTTIFWTDYVATRWYRAPELCGSFFSKYTPAIDIWSIGCIFAEVLMGKPLFPGKNVVHQLDLMTDLLGTPSLDTISRVRNDKARRYLTTMRKKQPVPFSQKFPNADPLALRLLERLLAFDPKDRPTAEEALADPYFKGLAKIEREPSCQPITKMEFEFERRRVTKEDIQELIFREILEYHPQLLKDYMNGTERTNFLYPSAVDQFRKQFAHLEENGGKSAPVIPLDRKHVSLPRSTVVHSNPVYSKDQVNNIPLQDGKISEDAYSKNSRDSEGRLTNISRTMQAPQKIPFAKPGRVVGPVIADENGRLVKEPYDPRTLIRGAILPPAYHYHQKPIVGNQERSAAETKLDISLRAAKQASQCGMASKLGSDIAISIDSNPFYMTRAGVNKVELKDQISINANFLQAKAAQYGGLSAATATTTSVAHRKVVAGQFNMTKMY; from the exons AATTCAACCGAAGTGGAGTTCTTTTCTGATTATGGTGATGCCAGTAGATACAAAATTCAGGAAGTAATTGGCAAAGGAAGCTATGGGGTTGTCTGTTCTGCAATTGACACCCGCACCGGTGACAAGGTTGCAATAAAGAAGATTCACAATATCTTTGAGCATATATCTGATGCGGTTAGAATTCTTCGTGAGATAAAGCTGCTTAGACTTCTTCGCCATCCTGATATTGTTGAAATTAAACACATTATGCTGCCACCTTCAAGGAGGGATTTCAAAGACATCTATGTTGTTTTTGAGCTGATGGAATCAGATCTCCACCAAGTTATTAAAGCAAACGATGATCTGACTCGAGAACATTATCAGTTTTTCCTTTACCAACTTCTTCgtgcattaaaatatatccATACAG CTAATGTCTACCACCGTGATTTAAAACCAAAGAATATATTAGCAAATGCAAATtgtaaacttaaaatttgtgattttggattGGCAAGAGTTGCGTTCAGTGACACACCAACAACAATTTTCTGGACG GATTATGTTGCTACTAGATGGTACCGAGCTCCGGAGCTATGTGGTTCATTTTTCTCGAAG TATACACCTGCAATTGATATATGGAGTATTGGTTGCATATTTGCCGAAGTATTGATGGGGAAACCACTTTTTCCTGGTAAAAACGTTGTACACCAGCTCGATTTAATGACGGATCTCCTTGGAACTCCTTCATTAGATACAATTTCCAGG GTACGTAATGACAAGGCTAGAAGATATTTAACTACTATGAGAAAAAAGCAGCCGGTGCCATTTTCTCAAAAGTTCCCTAATGCAGATCCTTTAGCACTGAGGCTACTGGAAAGACTGCTTGCTTTTGATCCAAAAGATAGACCAACTGCTGAAGAG GCACTGGCTGATCCATACTTCAAGGGGTTGGCAAAAATTGAGAGGGAACCTTCCTGCCAGCCAATCACAAAaatggaatttgaatttgagagACGGAGGGTCACTAAAGAAGACATTCAGGAGCTAATCTTCCGGGAGATACTAGAATATCATCCTCAGCTACTAAAAGACTACATGAATGGGACTGAGAgaacaaattttctatatcCAAG TGCTGTCGATCAATTTAGAAAGCAGTTTGCTCATCTGGAGGAAAATGGTGGTAAAAGTGCACCGGTAATTCCTCTTGACAGAAAGCATGTGTCCCTTccaag GTCAACAGTTGTTCACTCGAACCCAGTCTATTCTAAGGACCAAGTAAACAATATACCTCTCCAAGATGGCAAGATCTCTGAAGACGCATACAGCAAAAATTCCCGAGATAGTGAAGGACGGCTAACAAATATATCGAGGACCATGCAGGCACCACAAAAAATCCCGTTTG CTAAGCCTGGAAGAGTGGTTGGACCGGTTATAGCAGACGAGAATGGGAGGCTAGTTAAGGAACCATATGATCCAAGAACGTTGATCAGAGGTGCCATTCTTCCTCCTGCATATCACTACCACCAAAAACCTATTGTTGGAAATCAAGAAAGATCTGCAGCAGAAACAAAACTTGATATTTCTTTAAGGGCCGCTAAGCAAGCTTCCCAGTGCGGCATGGCTTCGAAATTAGGATCAGATATAGCCATCAGCATTGACTCAAACCCTTTTTACATGACACGTGCCGGAGTGAACAAGGTCGAACTCAAGGACCAAATATCCATCAATGCAAACTTTCTGCAGGCCAAAGCCGCCCAATACGGTGGTCTTAGTGCAGCAACAGCCACCACCACATCGGTTGCTCACAGAAAGGTGGTTGCTGGTCAGTTTAACATGACAAAGATGTACTAG